Genomic DNA from Helicobacter pylori NQ4053:
GGAGTTAGTCATGTCATTATTAGTGAATGATGAATGCATTGCATGCGATGCTTGCAGAGAAGAATGCCCTAGTGAGGCGATTGAAGAGGGCGATCCCATTTATAATATTGATCCAGATCGATGCACAGAGTGTTATGGGTATGATGATGATGAGCCTCGTTGCGTGAGCGTATGCCCTGTAGATGCGATTTTACCGGATCCTAACAATGCAGAGAGCAAAGAGGAATTGAAATACAAATACGAAATCTTAAAAGAGCAAGACTAAAGGCTAGCAATGGCTAAAATCACAACCGTGATTGACATAGGCTCTAATTCAGTGCGTTTGGCTGTCTTTAAAAAGACGAGCCAGTTTGGGTTTTACTTGCTTTTTGAGACCAAGTCTAAGGTTAGGATTTCAGAGGGCTGTTATGCGTTTAATGGAATCTTACAAGAAATCCCCATGCAAAGAGCCGTTAAAGCCTTGAGCGAATTTAAAGAAATCGCTCTCAAATACAAAAGCAAAAAAATCTTGTGCGTAGCGACCTCAGCGGTGCGCGATGCCCCTAATCGGTTAGAGTTTGTAGCGAGGGTGAAAAAGGCTTGCGGTTTGCAAATCAAAATCATTGACGGGCAAAAAGAAGCGTTCTATGGCGGGATCGCATGCGCGAATTTGTTGCATAAAAATTCAGGGATCACGATAGACATTGGAGGGGGTAGCACCGAGTGCGCGTTGATTGAAAAAGGCAAGATTAAGGACTTAATCTCGCTTGATGTTGGGACGATTCGCATTAAAGAAATGTTTTTGGACAAAGACTTAGATGTCAAATTGGCTAAAGCCTTTATCCAAAAAGAGGTTTCTAAACTGCCCTTTAAGCACAAAAACGCCTTTGGGGTGGGGGGGACAATCAGAGCCTTGAGTAAGGTGCTGATGAAACGCTTTTGTTACCCTATTGATTCTTTGCATGGCTATGAAATAGATGCACATAAAAATTTAGCGTTCATTGAAAAAATCGTCATGCTTAAAGAAGATCAATTACGGCTTTTAGGGGTGAATGAAGAGCGTTTGGATAGCATTAGGAGTGGGGCATTGATTTTATCAGTCGTGTTAGAGCATTTAAAAACTTCCTTGATGATTACTAGCGGGGTAGGGGTGAGAGAGGGCGTGTTTTTGAGCGATTTATTGCGCCACCATTACCATAAATTCCCCCCCAATATCAACCCCTCTCTCATCTCTCTAAAAGATCGCTTTTTACCCCATGAAAAGCACAGCCAAAAGGTCAAAAAAGAATGCGTGAAATTGTTTGAAGTTTTATCGCCTTTGCATAAAATAGATGAAAAATACCTTTTCCATTTAAAGATTGCGGGGGAATTGGCGAGCATGGGTAAGATTTTAAGCGTCTATTTAGCCCACAAGCACAGCGCGTATTTCATTTTAAACGCTTTGAGTTATGGCTTTAGCCACCAAGATAGGGCGATCATTTGCTTATTAGCGCAATTCAGCCATAAAAAAATCCCTAAAGACAACGCTATCGCCCACATGAGCGCGATGATGCCAAGCCTTTTGACCTTGCAATGGCTGAGTTTTATCCTTTCTTTAGCCGAAAATTTGTGCCTAACAGACAGCCACCATTTAAAATACACGCTAGAAAAAAACAAGCTTGTGATCCATTCTAATGATGTGCTTTATTTG
This window encodes:
- a CDS encoding YfhL family 4Fe-4S dicluster ferredoxin; amino-acid sequence: MSLLVNDECIACDACREECPSEAIEEGDPIYNIDPDRCTECYGYDDDEPRCVSVCPVDAILPDPNNAESKEELKYKYEILKEQD
- a CDS encoding Ppx/GppA family phosphatase — translated: MAKITTVIDIGSNSVRLAVFKKTSQFGFYLLFETKSKVRISEGCYAFNGILQEIPMQRAVKALSEFKEIALKYKSKKILCVATSAVRDAPNRLEFVARVKKACGLQIKIIDGQKEAFYGGIACANLLHKNSGITIDIGGGSTECALIEKGKIKDLISLDVGTIRIKEMFLDKDLDVKLAKAFIQKEVSKLPFKHKNAFGVGGTIRALSKVLMKRFCYPIDSLHGYEIDAHKNLAFIEKIVMLKEDQLRLLGVNEERLDSIRSGALILSVVLEHLKTSLMITSGVGVREGVFLSDLLRHHYHKFPPNINPSLISLKDRFLPHEKHSQKVKKECVKLFEVLSPLHKIDEKYLFHLKIAGELASMGKILSVYLAHKHSAYFILNALSYGFSHQDRAIICLLAQFSHKKIPKDNAIAHMSAMMPSLLTLQWLSFILSLAENLCLTDSHHLKYTLEKNKLVIHSNDVLYLAKEMLPKLIKPIPLTIEFA